One part of the Vitis riparia cultivar Riparia Gloire de Montpellier isolate 1030 chromosome 6, EGFV_Vit.rip_1.0, whole genome shotgun sequence genome encodes these proteins:
- the LOC117916018 gene encoding cation/H(+) antiporter 1-like isoform X1, with product MEATQRIACNADLINPLFTMGIQVSCVLVLSHFFHLVLKPLGQPGPIAQILAGVVIGPSALSKIGVVKKTFHSSSEDYYQILGLFSRIFFMFLIGLQLDLPYAMRNMRRVGTVALGGAITCSVFGAAVSLFLYDVLEIKGSKFLFALALMIIITNAASPVAIRLAVDNKLATSDVGRLVISSSLINDICCALLVCLMSIFSAASSKIGGKIRNGFLCLILLGVVVILNKHLSLWLNKRNRNLKHLKNTEFFCVLSLVVATAMFIEWSGYSSIVSCFLMGMMYPREGKTARTLMHKLSYSIHTFVLPVYFGYTGFQVDLGHLKSLENAEIVGAIVLLSIGGKITGTLAACRSLNIPVTSGVVLAFLLNVKGNVDLVLVGSAVQNYKWSAKANNLLLITIMINTVIVGPVVALIVSRETKSFGYCHVPFERQDPERELRILACVHGPRHVPTMARIIQSSNGAQSTPISPFLMHLIELPEKTKTNLMYNQLQDDELSDDDDYGGNDVVEINDIVDAFFAETGIMTRQLKVVSPFATMYEEVCNGAEDLRASIILLPFHKHQRIDGKMESGKEGVRITNQKVLRHATCTVAILVDRGFWLVGAPQGLGFEVPQHVAILFFGGPDDREALAYGRSMGMHPQVNLTVIRFLPESSKDHDAGMRIASYRDEVLMSIPGRENENEEDNAFLANFYNRYVTSGRVGYVEKYVDNGEQTVNALREMGDMYSLFIVGKGGRGQCPITIGMSDWEECPELGTVGDLLASADFDGSVLVIQQHRHQKIELIED from the exons ATGGAAGCAACACAGAGGATAGCCTGCAATGCGGACTTAATTAACCCACTGTTTACAATGGGCATACAGGTCTCCTGCGTTCTTGTCCTCTCTCACTTCTTTCACCTTGTCTTGAAGCCTCTCGGTCAACCCGGACCCATCGCTCAGATTCTC GCGGGGGTGGTGATAGGTCCCTCAGCGTTGTCAAAAATAGGCGTTGTAAAGAAGACATTTCATAGTTCTTCCGAGGATTACTATCAAATTTTGGGATTATTTAGCcgtatattttttatgttcctGATTGGCCTCCAACTGGACCTTCCTTATGCCATGCGCAACATGCGACGAGTAGGCACTGTTGCGCTTGGGGGTGCCATAACATGTAGTGTGTTTGGTGCTGCTGTCTCCTTGTTTCTATATGATGTACTGGAAATCAAGGGCAGCAAGTTCTTATTTGCCCTTGCCTTGATGATTATTATAACTAATGCAGCCTCACCAGTCGCAATTCGTTTGGCAGTTGACAATAAGCTGGCAACTTCAGATGTGGGCCGACTTGTCATATCTTCTTCCTTGATCAATGACATTTGTTGTGCCTTACTCGTGTGTTTAATGAGCATTTTTTCTGCAGCATCTTCTAAAATAGGGGGAAAGATACGAAATGGTTTCCTTTGCCTCATACTCCTCGGGGTGGTTGTCATTCTCAACAAGCATTTATCTTTATGGTTAAACAAAAGGAACCGAAACCTGAAGCACCTAAAGAACACCGAATTCTTCTGCGTATTGTCACTCGTAGTAGCAACAGCAATGTTTATTGAATGGAGCGGATATAGCAGCATAGTGAGTTGCTTTCTGATGGGTATGATGTACCCCAGGGAAGGAAAAACAGCTCGAACCCTGATGCACAAACTATCCTACTCTATTCACACCTTTGTACTTCCAGTTTACTTTGGCTACACAGGGTTCCAGGTAGATCTAGGACATCTGAAGAGTTTAGAAAATGCCGAAATTGTTGGTGCCATCGTCTTGTTAAGCATTGGTGGCAAGATTACTGGCACCCTTGCTGCTTGCCGGAGCCTAAACATTCCAGTGACAAGTGGAGTTGTTCTTGCCTTCCTACTGAACGTGAAGGGCAATGTAGATCTTGTCCTGGTCGGCAGTGCCGTACAGAACTAT AAATGGAGTGCGAAAGCTAACAATCTGCTTCTAATTACAATAATGATTAACACAGTTATAGTGGGGCCAGTTGTGGCTCTCATAGTGAGTAGAGAAACAAAATCTTTTGGTTACTGTCATGTACCGTTTGAACGACAAGACCCAGAGAGGGAGCTACGAATCCTGGCCTGTGTGCATGGCCCTCGTCATGTACCCACCATGGCTAGGATAATCCAATCATCAAATGGGGCTCAAAGCACGCCCATCTCCCCCTTCTTGATGCACCTCATCGAACTTCCTGAGAAGACCAAAACCAATTTGATGTATAATCAACTGCAAGATGATGAGCtgagtgatgatgatgactatGGGGGGAATGATGTGGTAGAGATCAATGACATAGTGGATGCCTTCTTCGCTGAGACAGGAATCATGACCCGTCAGCTCAAAGTTGTATCACCCTTTGCAACAATGTACGAGGAGGTGTGCAATGGTGCTGAGGATTTACGAGCTTCAATCATACTCCTCCCTTTCCACAAGCACCAGAGAATTGATGGGAAAATGGAGAGTGGCAAGGAAGGCGTAAGGATCACCAACCAAAAGGTTCTTCGCCATGCAACATGCACTGTCGCCATCCTGGTCGACCGAGGATTTTGGCTTGTTGGAGCCCCACAAGGACTGGGCTTTGAAGTACCTCAACATGTTGCAATTCTGTTCTTTGGAGGTCCTGATGATCGCGAGGCATTAGCATATGGTAGGAGTATGGGCATGCATCCTCAGGTCAATCTCACCGTCATCAGGTTCCTGCCTGAGTCATCAAAGGACCATGATGCGGGAATGAGAATTGCATCATATAGGGATGAGGTCTTAATGTCCATACCTGGCCGTGAGAACGAGAACGAGGAAGACAATGCCTTCCTAGCAAACTTCTATAACAG GTATGTGACATCGGGCCGAGTGGGGTATGTAGAGAAGTACGTTGATAACGGGGAACAAACAGTGAATGCTCTAAGGGAGATGGGGGACATGTACTCCTTGTTTATAGTGGGGAAAGGAGGGCGAGGACAGTGTCCTATAACGATCGGAATGAGCGACTGGGAAGAGTGTCCGGAGCTTGGGACTGTTGGGGATCTTTTGGCTTCTGCGGACTTTGATGGTTCAGTTTTGGTCATTCAACAGCATAGACATCAGAAGATAGAGCTTATTGAGGATTGA
- the LOC117916018 gene encoding cation/H(+) antiporter 1-like isoform X2, producing MFLIGLQLDLPYAMRNMRRVGTVALGGAITCSVFGAAVSLFLYDVLEIKGSKFLFALALMIIITNAASPVAIRLAVDNKLATSDVGRLVISSSLINDICCALLVCLMSIFSAASSKIGGKIRNGFLCLILLGVVVILNKHLSLWLNKRNRNLKHLKNTEFFCVLSLVVATAMFIEWSGYSSIVSCFLMGMMYPREGKTARTLMHKLSYSIHTFVLPVYFGYTGFQVDLGHLKSLENAEIVGAIVLLSIGGKITGTLAACRSLNIPVTSGVVLAFLLNVKGNVDLVLVGSAVQNYKWSAKANNLLLITIMINTVIVGPVVALIVSRETKSFGYCHVPFERQDPERELRILACVHGPRHVPTMARIIQSSNGAQSTPISPFLMHLIELPEKTKTNLMYNQLQDDELSDDDDYGGNDVVEINDIVDAFFAETGIMTRQLKVVSPFATMYEEVCNGAEDLRASIILLPFHKHQRIDGKMESGKEGVRITNQKVLRHATCTVAILVDRGFWLVGAPQGLGFEVPQHVAILFFGGPDDREALAYGRSMGMHPQVNLTVIRFLPESSKDHDAGMRIASYRDEVLMSIPGRENENEEDNAFLANFYNRYVTSGRVGYVEKYVDNGEQTVNALREMGDMYSLFIVGKGGRGQCPITIGMSDWEECPELGTVGDLLASADFDGSVLVIQQHRHQKIELIED from the exons atgttcctGATTGGCCTCCAACTGGACCTTCCTTATGCCATGCGCAACATGCGACGAGTAGGCACTGTTGCGCTTGGGGGTGCCATAACATGTAGTGTGTTTGGTGCTGCTGTCTCCTTGTTTCTATATGATGTACTGGAAATCAAGGGCAGCAAGTTCTTATTTGCCCTTGCCTTGATGATTATTATAACTAATGCAGCCTCACCAGTCGCAATTCGTTTGGCAGTTGACAATAAGCTGGCAACTTCAGATGTGGGCCGACTTGTCATATCTTCTTCCTTGATCAATGACATTTGTTGTGCCTTACTCGTGTGTTTAATGAGCATTTTTTCTGCAGCATCTTCTAAAATAGGGGGAAAGATACGAAATGGTTTCCTTTGCCTCATACTCCTCGGGGTGGTTGTCATTCTCAACAAGCATTTATCTTTATGGTTAAACAAAAGGAACCGAAACCTGAAGCACCTAAAGAACACCGAATTCTTCTGCGTATTGTCACTCGTAGTAGCAACAGCAATGTTTATTGAATGGAGCGGATATAGCAGCATAGTGAGTTGCTTTCTGATGGGTATGATGTACCCCAGGGAAGGAAAAACAGCTCGAACCCTGATGCACAAACTATCCTACTCTATTCACACCTTTGTACTTCCAGTTTACTTTGGCTACACAGGGTTCCAGGTAGATCTAGGACATCTGAAGAGTTTAGAAAATGCCGAAATTGTTGGTGCCATCGTCTTGTTAAGCATTGGTGGCAAGATTACTGGCACCCTTGCTGCTTGCCGGAGCCTAAACATTCCAGTGACAAGTGGAGTTGTTCTTGCCTTCCTACTGAACGTGAAGGGCAATGTAGATCTTGTCCTGGTCGGCAGTGCCGTACAGAACTAT AAATGGAGTGCGAAAGCTAACAATCTGCTTCTAATTACAATAATGATTAACACAGTTATAGTGGGGCCAGTTGTGGCTCTCATAGTGAGTAGAGAAACAAAATCTTTTGGTTACTGTCATGTACCGTTTGAACGACAAGACCCAGAGAGGGAGCTACGAATCCTGGCCTGTGTGCATGGCCCTCGTCATGTACCCACCATGGCTAGGATAATCCAATCATCAAATGGGGCTCAAAGCACGCCCATCTCCCCCTTCTTGATGCACCTCATCGAACTTCCTGAGAAGACCAAAACCAATTTGATGTATAATCAACTGCAAGATGATGAGCtgagtgatgatgatgactatGGGGGGAATGATGTGGTAGAGATCAATGACATAGTGGATGCCTTCTTCGCTGAGACAGGAATCATGACCCGTCAGCTCAAAGTTGTATCACCCTTTGCAACAATGTACGAGGAGGTGTGCAATGGTGCTGAGGATTTACGAGCTTCAATCATACTCCTCCCTTTCCACAAGCACCAGAGAATTGATGGGAAAATGGAGAGTGGCAAGGAAGGCGTAAGGATCACCAACCAAAAGGTTCTTCGCCATGCAACATGCACTGTCGCCATCCTGGTCGACCGAGGATTTTGGCTTGTTGGAGCCCCACAAGGACTGGGCTTTGAAGTACCTCAACATGTTGCAATTCTGTTCTTTGGAGGTCCTGATGATCGCGAGGCATTAGCATATGGTAGGAGTATGGGCATGCATCCTCAGGTCAATCTCACCGTCATCAGGTTCCTGCCTGAGTCATCAAAGGACCATGATGCGGGAATGAGAATTGCATCATATAGGGATGAGGTCTTAATGTCCATACCTGGCCGTGAGAACGAGAACGAGGAAGACAATGCCTTCCTAGCAAACTTCTATAACAG GTATGTGACATCGGGCCGAGTGGGGTATGTAGAGAAGTACGTTGATAACGGGGAACAAACAGTGAATGCTCTAAGGGAGATGGGGGACATGTACTCCTTGTTTATAGTGGGGAAAGGAGGGCGAGGACAGTGTCCTATAACGATCGGAATGAGCGACTGGGAAGAGTGTCCGGAGCTTGGGACTGTTGGGGATCTTTTGGCTTCTGCGGACTTTGATGGTTCAGTTTTGGTCATTCAACAGCATAGACATCAGAAGATAGAGCTTATTGAGGATTGA
- the LOC117916658 gene encoding probable carboxylesterase 15 yields the protein MSSPYEVEECRGVLRVYSDGSIVRSSQPSFAVPVHDDGSVLWKDVLFDPQHDLQLRLYKPASPSAKLPIFYYIHGGGFCIGSRTWPNCQNYCFRLASELQAVVISPDYRLAPENRLPAAIEDGYKAVKWLQVQALAENPDTWLTEVADFGRVFISGDSAGGNIAHHLAVQLGSLELAPVGVRGYVLLAPFFGGTVRTKSEAEGPKDAFLNLELIDRFWRLSIPIGDTTDNPLVNPFGPLSPSLEPVDLLPILVVAGGSDLLKDRAEDYAKRLKQWGKKIEYVEFEGQQHGFFTISPTSEAANKLMLIIKRFVIENSN from the exons ATGTCTTCTCCCTACGAGGTTGAAGAGTGTCGTGGGGTTCTTCGAGTTTACAGTGACGGCTCCATAGTCCGCTCCTCTCAGCCTAGCTTCGCCGTCCCTGTACACGATGATGGGTCTGTCCTGTGGAAGGACGTCCTTTTTGACCCACAGCACGACCTTCAGCTCCGGCTCTACAAGCCGGCTTCCCCTTCCGCCAAGCTTCCCATATTCTATTACATACATGGAGGCGGCTTCTGCATTGGCTCCCGCACATGGCCCAACTGCCAAAACTACTGTTTCCGCCTTGCGTCTGAGCTTCAAGCGGTTGTTATCTCACCTGACTATCGACTCGCTCCTGAGAATCGGCTACCGGCTGCCATCGAGGATGGGTACAAGGCTGTGAAGTGGCTCCAAGTTCAAGCTTTGGCTGAGAACCCTGATACCTGGTTAACCGAGGTAGCCGATTTTGGGCGAGTTTTCATTTCTGGAGACTCGGCAGGAGGTAACATCGCCCATCACTTGGCGGTTCAGCTGGGATCGTTGGAGTTGGCGCCGGTTGGGGTGAGAGGTTATGTGCTGTTGGCCCCATTTTTTGGTGGGACAGTGAGGACCAAGTCGGAGGCTGAGGGACCTAAAGACGCCTTTCTGAATCTGGAGCTCATTGACAG GTTCTGGAGGTTATCTATACCTATTGGTGATACCACTGACAATCCATTGGTGAACCCGTTTGGGCCTCTTAGCCCCAGCCTTGAACCAGTGGATCTCCTCCCCATTCTAGTGGTTGCTGGGGGAAGTGATCTTTTGAAAGACCGGGCTGAGGATTATGCAAAGAGGCTCAAACAGTGGGGAAAGAAGATCGAGTACGTTGAATTTGAAGGGCAACAGCACGGATTCTTCACTATTTCTCCTACCTCGGAGGCTGCAAATAAGTTGATGTTGATCATTAAACGATTCGTAATTGAAAATTCTAATTAA